A stretch of Gammaproteobacteria bacterium DNA encodes these proteins:
- a CDS encoding tetratricopeptide repeat protein yields MAKVAATDPFKQLDDDELVALARIDMDKGDIEKAIIKIKCVLNRNSEDMEAVGTLGKIYAQIGLFEKSKAYMKQYLDLQPGAVTETFQYGMVHFDSGDKDQALQIWEQLLDSQPTHPPTLFYKGLALAQNNNVADARQTLGILLQSAAADNLYFGKAKELLQALDAGATSTEAGTAAAGMPGDAYKVIN; encoded by the coding sequence ATGGCAAAAGTGGCAGCAACGGATCCATTTAAGCAACTGGACGATGATGAATTGGTCGCCCTTGCTCGTATCGATATGGATAAGGGCGATATTGAAAAAGCGATCATCAAAATCAAGTGTGTGTTGAATCGGAATAGCGAGGATATGGAGGCCGTGGGGACTTTGGGTAAAATCTATGCCCAAATAGGTTTGTTCGAAAAATCAAAAGCCTACATGAAGCAGTATTTGGATTTGCAACCCGGCGCAGTTACGGAAACATTCCAATATGGTATGGTTCATTTTGACAGCGGTGACAAGGATCAAGCCTTACAAATATGGGAACAATTGCTGGACTCGCAACCCACCCATCCCCCCACTTTGTTTTACAAAGGCTTGGCCTTGGCGCAAAATAATAACGTGGCTGATGCCAGACAAACGCTGGGAATATTGCTGCAATCCGCTGCGGCGGACAATTTGTACTTTGGAAAAGCCAAAGAGCTGTTACAGGCTTTAGATGCCGGTGCCACGTCAACGGAAGCAGGAACCGCCGCTGCCGGAATGCCGGGAGACGCATATAAGGTAATTAATTGA
- a CDS encoding sigma-70 family RNA polymerase sigma factor → MAGLDANTEQFDDEARLWEAFSLNRDVATRDKLIALYTPFARKLATHVYANRTSNDVEYMDYYQYGLLGLIEAVDRYQPEQNASFTTYSSYRIKGEIYSGLVRQTEKRQHSAYCKVLKSQRNLSILSQMGPVRTLEDIVNLTINLAVVHMIDDLGFKEPEPILVEGTIYHNNEYVLLKQQIKATVDELPTVERMVVKYHYFNHLLFEHIAEILDLSKSRISQIHTSAINIIRSKYNRELDVSY, encoded by the coding sequence ATGGCTGGCTTGGATGCAAACACGGAACAGTTTGACGATGAAGCCCGCCTATGGGAGGCTTTTTCACTAAACCGTGATGTCGCAACCAGAGACAAATTGATTGCCTTGTATACGCCATTTGCAAGAAAACTGGCGACACATGTCTATGCTAATCGGACCAGTAATGATGTGGAGTACATGGATTATTACCAATACGGTCTTTTGGGATTGATTGAAGCGGTAGACCGGTACCAGCCGGAACAAAATGCCAGTTTCACTACTTATTCCAGTTACCGTATAAAAGGTGAGATTTATTCAGGGTTGGTGCGGCAAACAGAGAAGCGACAGCACAGCGCCTATTGCAAAGTGCTTAAAAGCCAAAGAAATCTCTCTATTTTGTCGCAAATGGGTCCGGTACGGACCTTGGAGGATATCGTCAACCTCACCATTAATTTGGCAGTTGTACATATGATTGATGATTTGGGGTTCAAGGAACCGGAGCCCATATTGGTTGAAGGAACCATCTACCACAATAACGAATACGTTTTGTTAAAACAACAGATCAAGGCAACTGTGGATGAATTGCCCACGGTAGAACGAATGGTGGTGAAGTATCACTATTTTAACCATTTGTTGTTCGAGCATATTGCAGAGATATTGGATCTAAGCAAAAGTCGTATATCGCAGATTCATACAAGTGCTATCAATATTATTCGCAGTAAATACAACCGGGAACTGGATGTGAGTTATTAG
- the fliP gene encoding flagellar type III secretion system pore protein FliP (The bacterial flagellar biogenesis protein FliP forms a type III secretion system (T3SS)-type pore required for flagellar assembly.): MKPGLLFIVFIVCVLFADVSSAADIQLPGVDITIGDSSGDKQDVATAIKVLVGLTVLSLVPALLIVMTSFTRIIIVLSILRHAFGMQQTPPNTVLISLALFLTVFTMAPVFSSMNQNAFQPYLNNQITSNQALQVGMQPIREFMIRQTREKDLALMLELSKQEAPASVDDVSSFTLLPAFMISELKTAFEIGFIIFLPFLLIDIVVASILMSMGMLMVPPMMISMPIKIMMFVLIDGWSLVVNSLVSSFA; this comes from the coding sequence ATGAAACCGGGTTTGTTATTTATAGTATTTATCGTGTGTGTCCTGTTTGCAGATGTCTCATCAGCAGCGGATATTCAATTGCCTGGTGTGGACATCACTATCGGTGATAGTAGTGGCGATAAACAGGATGTAGCGACTGCCATCAAAGTGCTGGTGGGTTTAACGGTATTGTCATTGGTGCCGGCTTTACTGATAGTCATGACCTCGTTTACCCGAATTATTATCGTTTTATCCATTTTGCGCCATGCCTTTGGCATGCAGCAAACGCCACCCAATACCGTGCTCATTAGTTTGGCCTTGTTTTTAACCGTTTTTACTATGGCCCCCGTGTTCTCGTCAATGAATCAAAATGCATTCCAGCCCTATTTGAATAATCAAATCACTTCCAATCAGGCACTGCAAGTGGGAATGCAGCCAATTCGCGAGTTTATGATTCGACAAACTCGGGAAAAGGACCTGGCCCTTATGTTGGAATTGTCAAAACAAGAAGCACCTGCCAGTGTGGATGATGTTAGCAGCTTTACGTTATTGCCGGCATTCATGATCAGTGAGCTGAAGACGGCATTTGAAATAGGATTTATCATATTTTTACCTTTTTTACTCATAGATATTGTGGTGGCCAGTATTTTGATGTCCATGGGAATGTTGATGGTGCCGCCCATGATGATTTCCATGCCGATCAAAATCATGATGTTTGTTTTGATTGATGGTTGGAGTTTGGTGGTGAACTCTTTGGTGAGCAGTTTTGCTTGA